The proteins below are encoded in one region of Candidatus Polarisedimenticolaceae bacterium:
- a CDS encoding sigma-70 family RNA polymerase sigma factor, which translates to MRDDAALVDRLRAAARGDRKAFEEVVLLRRDGVVRIARRIVGDPEDARDVAQAVFLKLWKVLRRFDVERRFDTWLYRITVNAAIDHLRERGPRGMIQPLPDDPSALATAGSDGAAREVDLAELRRAFLRLAAGLAPK; encoded by the coding sequence ATGCGGGACGACGCGGCACTGGTCGACAGGCTCCGGGCGGCGGCTCGGGGCGACCGCAAGGCGTTCGAGGAGGTCGTCCTCCTCCGGCGCGATGGGGTCGTCCGGATCGCCCGCCGGATCGTCGGGGACCCGGAGGACGCCCGGGACGTCGCCCAGGCGGTCTTCCTGAAGCTCTGGAAGGTCCTCCGCCGCTTCGACGTCGAGCGGCGCTTCGACACGTGGCTCTACAGGATCACCGTGAACGCCGCCATCGACCATCTTCGCGAGCGCGGGCCCCGGGGGATGATCCAGCCCCTGCCCGACGACCCCTCCGCCCTCGCGACGGCGGGGTCCGACGGTGCCGCCCGCGAAGTCGACCTCGCGGAACTACGGCGCGCGTTCCTTCGCCTCGCGGCGGGCCTCGCCCCCAAGC